From one Acidimicrobiales bacterium genomic stretch:
- a CDS encoding nitronate monooxygenase: MTAVVTTRICERLGCVNPVFGFSWWEPDVAMAVSRAGGVGIWGCTRRTPDEIEAGISRMKAGLGGLPWGVDLVIPAGMPETDDRSAIEATLPPAHVAFVDYLRDKYEVPDDGLPGFRSRFVRSEETAREQLAVVMDHRIPVLALGIGSPTWAVEAAHEWGSLIVSLVGAPAHAESAIRAGADLLVAQGTDAGGHTGPIGTFSLVPQVVDVAAGRPVLAAGGVATGRHLAAALALGAEGVWMGTAFLASVDARPSGSVLDKLLAAGPGDTVVSRSDSGKTLRMLRSAWSDEWEAPEAPTPLGMPYQDILIGDLLGQILRHEVAPLVHEAAGQGVAHLTAQEPVAEIMGRLVREADQVLADLGTARSASPAPMRPAT, from the coding sequence ATGACTGCGGTGGTGACGACAAGGATCTGCGAGCGGTTGGGATGCGTGAACCCGGTCTTCGGCTTCAGCTGGTGGGAACCCGACGTGGCCATGGCCGTGTCGAGGGCGGGCGGCGTAGGCATATGGGGCTGCACCCGACGGACGCCTGACGAGATCGAGGCGGGCATCAGCCGGATGAAGGCCGGGTTGGGGGGACTCCCCTGGGGCGTGGACCTGGTCATCCCGGCCGGCATGCCCGAGACGGACGACCGGTCGGCCATCGAGGCCACCCTCCCGCCTGCCCACGTGGCCTTCGTCGATTACCTGCGGGATAAGTACGAGGTGCCGGACGACGGCCTACCGGGCTTCCGGTCCCGCTTCGTCAGGAGCGAGGAGACCGCCCGCGAGCAGTTAGCGGTGGTCATGGACCACCGGATCCCGGTCCTGGCACTCGGGATCGGGTCGCCCACCTGGGCCGTGGAGGCGGCCCACGAGTGGGGTTCGCTCATCGTGAGCCTGGTGGGCGCGCCCGCGCACGCAGAGTCGGCGATCCGGGCGGGTGCGGACCTGCTGGTGGCCCAGGGGACGGACGCCGGCGGCCACACCGGGCCGATCGGTACGTTCTCCCTGGTCCCCCAGGTGGTCGACGTGGCCGCAGGTCGACCGGTGCTGGCGGCCGGAGGAGTGGCGACCGGTCGCCACCTCGCCGCCGCCCTGGCCCTCGGTGCCGAAGGGGTCTGGATGGGCACGGCATTCCTGGCTTCGGTGGACGCACGGCCCAGCGGGTCGGTGTTGGACAAGTTGCTGGCAGCCGGTCCCGGCGACACGGTGGTCAGCCGTTCCGACAGTGGGAAGACGCTACGGATGCTCCGCTCGGCCTGGAGCGACGAGTGGGAGGCCCCCGAAGCCCCGACGCCGCTGGGCATGCCGTACCAGGACATCCTCATAGGGGACCTCCTGGGCCAGATACTCCGGCACGAGGTGGCACCGCTGGTCCACGAGGCCGCCGGCCAGGGCGTGGCACACCTGACGGCTCAGGAACCAGTGGCCGAGATCATGGGCCGGCTCGTCCGCGAGGCCGATCAGGTGCTGGCAGACCTCGGCACCGCCCGCTCGGCGTCACCGGCTCCGATGCGACCGGCGACATGA
- a CDS encoding TSUP family transporter, which translates to MSPVEILLVVVAVVVGAMVQASAGIGITLVAAPVLLAVDPAFVPLPLILGGTVVGVRNVVMEFPGFDAHRWRRCLLGAPAGLLLGEVALANLSERGLTLAVGLLVVVSVVAVASGWHPPRRSWTSVLTGVLVALTHRVAALPGPPYAILHHDDPPEVLRPNISSLILVLSGTIFIRLLVGGEVDAADMGRSALVMGSALIGLLLAPPVRRYVDTNWFRPAVLCVCGLGGLATTIGVIL; encoded by the coding sequence GTGTCCCCGGTCGAGATCCTCCTCGTTGTGGTGGCCGTCGTTGTCGGGGCGATGGTCCAGGCTTCGGCGGGCATCGGCATAACCCTGGTCGCCGCACCCGTCCTGCTGGCTGTCGATCCGGCGTTCGTCCCGCTTCCGCTGATCCTCGGAGGAACCGTGGTCGGCGTCCGGAACGTGGTCATGGAGTTCCCCGGATTCGACGCCCATCGGTGGCGACGGTGCCTGCTGGGTGCCCCGGCCGGGCTGCTGCTGGGTGAGGTGGCTCTGGCCAACCTGTCCGAACGGGGGCTGACCTTGGCCGTCGGGCTGCTGGTGGTGGTGTCGGTGGTCGCTGTGGCCTCGGGGTGGCATCCACCACGACGCTCCTGGACATCGGTCCTGACAGGGGTGCTGGTGGCACTCACGCATCGGGTCGCCGCCCTCCCGGGCCCGCCCTACGCCATCCTCCACCATGACGATCCGCCTGAGGTCCTGCGGCCGAACATCTCGTCGTTGATCCTGGTTCTCAGCGGCACGATCTTCATAAGGTTGCTGGTCGGTGGTGAGGTGGACGCGGCGGATATGGGTCGGAGCGCCCTCGTGATGGGATCGGCGCTCATCGGGCTCCTGCTGGCTCCGCCGGTCCGCCGCTATGTCGACACCAACTGGTTCCGTCCGGCGGTGCTCTGCGTCTGTGGGCTGGGTGGCCTGGCTACCACGATCGGGGTGATCCTGTGA
- a CDS encoding Zn-dependent alcohol dehydrogenase encodes MRAAVLHEAPGDLMIEDLDIASPTGREVLIRTKAAGLCHSDLHVIEGLLPLPSLPAALGHEASGIVEAVGPDVTAFGPGDHVITCLTQFCGICAECLAGRIWICPNRHSLVRGPNEIPRLALGDQPVLQMAGLGAFAEQMLVHENGVVAVDPDVPFDVAALIGCAVLTGVGSAINGARIRPGETVAVIGCGGIGLNIVQGCRLAGAGRIIAVDLNPEKLEMARGFGATEVVDASVEDPVEVVQRLTDGGVDAAFEAIGLTATADQALAMVRPGRTAYLVGVPPVTSTMNLSGAAMVLQAKGVRGLFMGNSNFRVEMPRLAHHYLEGRLELDRLVSARISLDEVNDGYAELRAGTTVRSVITFD; translated from the coding sequence ATGCGCGCCGCGGTCCTCCACGAAGCACCCGGCGACCTCATGATCGAGGACCTCGACATCGCGTCGCCCACCGGCCGCGAGGTGCTCATCCGCACGAAGGCCGCCGGCCTCTGCCACAGCGACCTCCACGTGATCGAGGGGCTGCTGCCCCTGCCCTCGCTGCCGGCAGCGCTCGGCCACGAGGCCTCCGGAATCGTCGAGGCGGTCGGTCCCGACGTGACGGCCTTCGGCCCCGGCGACCACGTCATCACCTGCCTGACCCAGTTCTGTGGCATCTGCGCCGAGTGCCTGGCCGGCCGGATCTGGATCTGTCCGAACCGCCACAGCCTCGTCCGGGGTCCGAACGAGATCCCCCGCCTGGCTCTGGGCGACCAACCGGTCCTCCAGATGGCCGGCCTCGGTGCGTTCGCCGAGCAGATGCTGGTGCACGAGAACGGCGTGGTGGCCGTGGACCCGGACGTACCGTTCGACGTGGCCGCCCTCATCGGCTGCGCTGTGCTGACCGGTGTGGGTTCTGCAATCAACGGCGCCCGGATCCGTCCCGGCGAGACCGTCGCCGTGATCGGCTGCGGCGGTATCGGCCTCAACATCGTGCAGGGCTGCCGCCTGGCCGGAGCCGGGCGGATAATCGCCGTCGACCTGAACCCCGAGAAGTTGGAGATGGCCCGCGGGTTCGGTGCCACCGAGGTGGTCGACGCATCGGTGGAGGATCCGGTGGAGGTCGTCCAGCGGCTCACTGACGGTGGGGTGGACGCAGCGTTCGAGGCCATCGGGCTGACGGCAACCGCCGACCAGGCCCTAGCCATGGTCCGACCGGGCCGCACCGCGTACCTGGTGGGCGTCCCACCGGTAACCAGCACCATGAACCTCTCCGGTGCGGCCATGGTTCTCCAGGCCAAGGGCGTCCGCGGGCTGTTCATGGGCAACAGCAACTTCAGGGTGGAGATGCCCCGGCTGGCCCACCACTACCTGGAGGGACGCCTGGAGCTGGACCGCCTGGTCTCAGCGCGCATCTCCCTCGACGAGGTGAACGACGGCTACGCAGAGCTCCGCGCCGGCACCACCGTCCGATCCGTGATCACCTTCGACTGA
- a CDS encoding LLM class flavin-dependent oxidoreductase, translated as MKALWFHLMPYPELPEGFRDDHRSVWVDIDPALYDPAVGHRAYNDYLDELEHAATCGFDGVCVNEHHANAYGLMPSPNLMASALARSTEDAAIVVMGTSLALYNPPIRVAEELAMIDGLSGGRLVAGFPVGTPMDTCFAYGMNPATLRERYHEAHDLVIRAWTADEPFAFNGTYTKLRYVNSWPRPVQDPHPPVWIPGGGSVETWEWCAQMGYVYSYLSYFGYKAGQATMKGFWDRMAALGHEPNPFQAGFIQFVGVADSEAEARRLYRGPAEYFFNRCLHLYPPFADPPGYRTEATVRAGVEGMVKQAADRVKAASGPSKSGSSGGLSFDEMVDRGYVVIGTPTSVAEQLTEVATSLNVGNLMLLCQFGNMDRDLTRFNTELMAREVLPEIRDLFADEWEHRWWIRPMEADESGSPTPPGMAW; from the coding sequence GTGAAGGCCCTGTGGTTCCACCTGATGCCCTACCCGGAACTCCCGGAGGGGTTCCGTGACGACCACCGGTCGGTGTGGGTCGACATCGATCCGGCCCTCTACGACCCAGCGGTCGGCCATAGGGCGTACAACGACTACCTCGACGAGTTGGAACACGCGGCAACGTGTGGCTTCGACGGGGTTTGCGTGAACGAGCACCACGCCAATGCGTACGGCCTGATGCCCAGCCCGAACCTCATGGCATCGGCCCTGGCCCGCTCGACCGAGGACGCCGCAATCGTCGTCATGGGCACCTCCCTGGCCCTCTACAACCCGCCGATCCGGGTGGCCGAGGAGTTGGCCATGATCGACGGCCTGTCCGGAGGGCGTCTGGTGGCCGGGTTCCCGGTCGGCACGCCCATGGACACCTGCTTCGCCTACGGGATGAACCCCGCCACCCTGCGGGAGAGGTACCACGAGGCCCATGACCTGGTCATTCGGGCCTGGACCGCTGACGAGCCGTTCGCCTTCAACGGGACGTACACGAAGTTGCGGTACGTGAACTCGTGGCCGAGGCCGGTACAGGACCCCCACCCTCCCGTCTGGATTCCCGGTGGCGGCTCGGTGGAGACCTGGGAGTGGTGTGCCCAGATGGGCTACGTGTACTCGTACCTCTCGTACTTCGGGTACAAGGCGGGGCAGGCCACCATGAAGGGCTTCTGGGACCGCATGGCCGCCTTGGGACACGAACCGAATCCGTTCCAGGCCGGATTCATCCAGTTCGTGGGGGTGGCAGACAGCGAGGCCGAGGCCCGGCGCCTCTACCGGGGACCGGCGGAGTACTTCTTCAACCGATGCCTGCACCTCTACCCGCCGTTCGCCGATCCGCCGGGCTACCGGACAGAGGCCACGGTCCGGGCCGGGGTGGAGGGCATGGTCAAGCAGGCGGCCGACAGGGTGAAGGCCGCCTCCGGGCCCTCGAAGTCCGGGTCCTCCGGGGGCCTGTCGTTCGACGAGATGGTCGATCGGGGCTATGTGGTCATCGGTACGCCGACCTCGGTCGCCGAACAGCTCACCGAGGTGGCCACCAGCCTCAACGTGGGCAACCTCATGCTGCTCTGCCAGTTCGGGAACATGGACCGCGACCTGACCAGGTTCAACACGGAGCTGATGGCCCGGGAGGTCCTGCCGGAGATCCGGGACCTGTTCGCAGACGAGTGGGAGCACCGGTGGTGGATCCGCCCGATGGAGGCCGACGAGAGCGGGTCACCGACACCGCCGGGGATGGCCTGGTGA
- a CDS encoding HAD family hydrolase, whose protein sequence is MAPLRAVTFDLWNTLLTSAPGGLEIRRRYWQEVIDRRNLDVPPDLLGGVLSILPDRFETEWRAGRHYGPERALEESFTAFGDRVDAEDRQALIEAFDLASYHLQVMPVPDAADVLSAVADTGITIGIVSDTNLAVGRHLRTYLDHHGILEHVSFAAFSDEVGVYKPDPAIFAAAMSGLGVTDPLTVAHVGDLKRTDVAGARAVGMATVRFRGVVDDPDGGDEADHVIDRLVDLPAVLDLG, encoded by the coding sequence ATGGCGCCTCTCCGTGCGGTCACCTTCGACCTCTGGAACACGTTGCTGACGAGTGCTCCGGGTGGCCTGGAGATCCGACGTCGGTACTGGCAGGAGGTCATCGACAGGCGGAACCTGGACGTTCCGCCAGACCTCCTGGGGGGAGTCCTGTCGATTCTGCCTGATCGGTTCGAGACCGAGTGGCGGGCCGGTAGGCACTACGGCCCGGAGCGTGCTCTCGAGGAGTCCTTCACTGCCTTCGGTGATCGAGTCGACGCCGAGGACCGGCAGGCCCTCATCGAGGCATTCGATCTTGCGTCGTACCACCTGCAGGTGATGCCGGTGCCCGACGCGGCGGACGTCCTGTCCGCCGTGGCGGATACCGGCATCACCATCGGCATCGTGTCGGACACGAACCTGGCGGTAGGGAGGCACCTGAGGACATACCTCGACCACCACGGCATCCTCGAGCACGTCTCCTTCGCCGCCTTCTCCGACGAGGTCGGCGTCTACAAGCCCGACCCGGCGATCTTCGCCGCAGCGATGTCGGGGCTCGGCGTCACCGATCCCTTAACCGTGGCCCACGTTGGCGACCTGAAGCGGACCGACGTGGCCGGTGCCCGGGCCGTGGGCATGGCGACGGTGCGGTTCCGAGGGGTGGTCGACGATCCCGACGGTGGCGACGAGGCCGACCACGTCATAGACCGTCTGGTCGACCTGCCGGCCGTGCTGGACCTGGGCTGA
- a CDS encoding NADP-dependent malic enzyme, translating to MHEGGKIEVVSLAEVNDRHDLSMAYTPGVARVCMAIHENPARSHDLTIRKNTVAVVTDGTAVLGLGDIGPTAAMPVMEGKALLFKEFAGVDAFPICLDVDDPQEIIDTVIRIAPTFGGINLEDIAAPAAFQVEEALREALDIPVFHDDQHGTAVVVLAALWNSCRLTGRDIGDLSVVIAGMGAAGVAVGRILLDAGVGGIVGVDRSGAVYSGRDNLNPAKTWFAEHTNAERKMGALADILVGADVFIGLSGPGLIDAADLRTMNPEPIVFAMANPEPEIRPEEADGLAAVMATGRSDYPNQINNVLAFPGIFRGALDVGATDITENMKLAAARAIADSVPEVDLASTFVVPSVFDKTVPYRVAEAVSAAAVADGVCRS from the coding sequence ATGCACGAGGGCGGCAAGATCGAGGTGGTCTCCCTCGCCGAAGTGAACGACCGGCACGACCTGTCGATGGCCTATACGCCCGGGGTGGCCCGCGTCTGCATGGCGATCCACGAGAACCCGGCCCGGTCCCACGACCTGACCATCAGGAAGAACACCGTCGCCGTCGTGACTGACGGGACCGCCGTGCTGGGCCTCGGCGACATCGGTCCGACGGCCGCCATGCCGGTCATGGAGGGCAAGGCGCTCCTGTTCAAGGAGTTCGCCGGGGTGGATGCCTTCCCGATCTGCCTGGACGTGGATGATCCGCAGGAGATCATCGACACGGTGATCCGCATCGCGCCGACGTTCGGAGGCATCAACCTCGAGGACATAGCCGCACCGGCTGCCTTCCAGGTGGAAGAGGCGCTCCGCGAGGCCCTGGACATCCCGGTCTTCCACGACGACCAGCATGGAACGGCGGTGGTGGTGCTCGCCGCCCTCTGGAACTCCTGCCGGCTGACCGGGCGCGACATCGGGGACCTGTCGGTGGTGATAGCCGGGATGGGAGCGGCCGGCGTGGCCGTCGGCAGGATCCTCCTGGATGCGGGGGTGGGTGGGATCGTCGGGGTGGACCGGTCGGGCGCCGTCTACTCGGGTCGTGACAACCTGAACCCGGCCAAGACCTGGTTCGCGGAGCACACCAACGCGGAGAGGAAGATGGGCGCCCTCGCCGACATCCTCGTCGGTGCCGACGTGTTCATCGGCCTCAGCGGACCGGGCCTGATCGACGCAGCCGACCTGCGAACCATGAACCCCGAGCCGATCGTGTTCGCCATGGCCAACCCGGAACCGGAGATCCGCCCTGAGGAGGCCGACGGGCTGGCCGCCGTGATGGCCACCGGCCGGAGCGACTACCCGAACCAGATCAACAACGTGCTGGCCTTCCCGGGAATCTTCCGGGGGGCACTGGACGTAGGTGCCACCGACATCACCGAGAACATGAAGTTGGCGGCGGCCAGGGCCATCGCCGATTCGGTGCCCGAGGTCGACCTGGCCTCTACCTTCGTGGTGCCGTCGGTGTTCGACAAGACGGTGCCGTACCGCGTGGCCGAGGCCGTCTCGGCCGCTGCGGTGGCCGACGGCGTCTGTCGCTCATGA
- the pyrE gene encoding orotate phosphoribosyltransferase: MTNTRDALVAHLMEHSIRTGEFTLKSGRTSSWFCDAKQTACRPDGILLVADAALEAIATLEDEAGPITAIGGLTAGADPVAFGIAAVAATRGRHLRSFSIRKESKGHGVEGRLAGALRPGDRVVVCEDTVTRGVSPLEAAAVVRDLGADPVAVLAIVDRGGTCGEAAAEAGMSFLPLVTAPDLGFPYEGP; the protein is encoded by the coding sequence GTGACGAACACACGGGATGCCCTGGTTGCACACCTGATGGAACACTCCATAAGGACCGGGGAGTTCACGCTGAAGTCCGGTCGGACGAGCTCGTGGTTCTGCGACGCCAAGCAGACGGCCTGTCGGCCCGACGGCATCCTGCTGGTCGCCGACGCAGCCCTGGAGGCCATCGCCACCCTCGAGGACGAGGCTGGCCCGATCACCGCCATCGGCGGCCTGACAGCGGGCGCCGACCCGGTGGCGTTTGGGATCGCAGCGGTGGCCGCCACCCGCGGCCGCCACCTGCGGTCGTTCAGCATCCGCAAGGAGTCCAAGGGCCACGGCGTCGAGGGTCGCCTGGCCGGCGCCCTTCGACCCGGCGACCGGGTCGTGGTGTGCGAAGACACCGTCACCCGCGGCGTCTCCCCGCTGGAGGCCGCCGCTGTGGTCCGTGACCTGGGTGCTGATCCGGTTGCGGTACTTGCGATCGTGGATCGGGGAGGGACGTGCGGTGAGGCTGCCGCCGAGGCCGGCATGTCCTTCCTTCCCCTGGTGACCGCTCCGGACCTCGGCTTCCCGTACGAAGGGCCCTGA